From Mytilus edulis chromosome 8, xbMytEdul2.2, whole genome shotgun sequence, one genomic window encodes:
- the LOC139484004 gene encoding zinc finger BED domain-containing protein 4-like, with the protein MIKSLKSSVEERLFQFVEDEAYILASFLDPRFKTRWCETEQIDQCLAVVKDKLSQVPTSSEPPCDQNSPPCKRAKNDDLFSFMPAPSVERKRNPSGISVSSEMDDYLSDNCIDMSKDPLLYWHSNCQRLPRLAKLAVQYLAIPATSAPVERLFSTAGKTFRPERCRLADGTFEKLMMVKCNGKMLK; encoded by the coding sequence atgataaaatcattgAAATCTTCTGTTGAAGAAAGATTGTTTCAGTTTGTAGAGGATGAAGCATATATTCTTGCTAGCTTTTTAGACCCAAGATTTAAGACCAGATGGTGTGAAACTGAACAGATTGATCAGTGTTTAGCTGTTGTTAAGGACAAACTTAGTCAAGTCCCTACATCATCTGAGCCCCCTTGTGATCAAAATTCTCCCCCATGTAAGCGAGCAAAAAATGATGATCTTTTCAGTTTCATGCCAGCCCCATCAGTGGAAAGAAAAAGAAACCCTTCAGGGATTTCTGTAAGTTCAGAAATGGATGATTACTTGTCAGATAATTGTATTGATATGTCAAAAGACCCTCTTTTGTATTGGCATAGTAACTGTCAACGTTTACCACGTCTAGCTAAGTTAGCAGTGCAATATTTAGCTATTCCAGCCACATCTGCACCAGTTGAACGCTTATTTAGCACTGCTGGAAAAACATTTAGGCCGGAAAGGTGCAGACTGGCTGATGGAACATTTGAAAAGCTGATGATGGTCAAATGTAATGGGAAAATGCTTAAATAA
- the LOC139484005 gene encoding uncharacterized protein, with protein MAVNKGYILSTIYEVWHFDEVAQYDPVSKTGGIFTEYINTFLKMKQEASGWPSWCMTKEHRQHYIQDYYEKEGILLDYNKIEKNPGLRALAKLMLNSFWGKFGQRTNLPQVDYVSDPSIFFDMLTSDQQEVTGVNFVTDEMVEMRWRNKAEFVESSRRTNVVLAAYTTSQARLKLYSYLEQLGQRVLYADTDSIVFTVKEGEWEPSLGDYLGDLTDEVPENKITHFVTGGPKNYAYKLHKPDDRGNQTICKVRGVTLNYKNALSINFETVREMVTNGSLDDKITVWDENKITRDKQNTRIITSRESKDYKIVFDKRVITEKFITKPYGY; from the coding sequence ATGGCAGTAAATAAGGGATACATACTAAGTACAATATATGAAGTCTGGCATTTCGATGAAGTTGCGCAATATGACCCCGTTTCAAAAACAGGAGGCATTTTCACAGAGTACATAAACACTTTTCTGAAGATGAAGCAAGAGGCAAGTGGCTGGCCTAGTTGGTGTATGACCAAGGAACATAGGCAACATTACATTCAGGATTACTATGAGAAAGAAGGCATTCTACTCGATTACAATAAGATAGAAAAAAATCCTGGGTTACGCGCACTGGCAAAACTAATGCTAAATAGTTTTTGGGGTAAGTTTGGACAGCGAACAAATTTACCACAGGTCGATTATGTATCGGATCCTTCTATATTTTTCGATATGCTGACCAGTGATCAACAAGAAGTTACAGGTGTGAACTTTGTAACGGATGAAATGGTGGAAATGCGTTGGAGGAATAAAGCAGAATTTGTTGAGTCATCAAGAAGAACTAACGTCGTGTTAGCGGCTTATACAACTTCTCAAGCTAGACTCAAATTATACAGTTATTTGGAACAATTAGGACAGCGGGTGCTTTACGCTGATACTGATTCTATTGTTTTCACTGTAAAGGAAGGGGAATGGGAGCCGTCTTTAGGGGACTACCTCGGAGATCTTACGGATGAGGTTCCCGAGAACAAGATTACACATTTTGTAACAGGTGGTCCAAAAAACTACGCATACAAATTGCATAAACCTGATGATAGAGGAAATCAAACAATTTGTAAAGTTCGGGGTGTAACGCTAAACTATAAAAATGCTTTAAGTATCAACTTTGAAACAGTGCGTGAAATGGTTACTAATGGCAGCCTAGATGACAAAATAACTGTTTGGGACGAGAACAAGATTACAAGAGACAAACAGAACACTAGAATCATAACAAGTAGAGAGAGTAAAGATTATAAAATTGTATTTGACAAAAGAGTTATCACTGAAAAGTTCATTACAAAACCTTATGGATACTAG